DNA from Streptomyces sp. NBC_01260:
GCGAGACGTACAGCCGCTCGGCTGCGCGCGTGAAGTGCAGCTCCTCGGCCACTGCGGCGAAATACCTCAGGTCCCGTCCGTGAACGTCCATAACCATCGGCTATCACAGCAGATCTTGGACGGGCAACCGGTTTGCCCCGCAAGGTAGTTCACACACGGACCGCCGAGAGCAGCGGATCACCTGGCACAAGGAGAAGAACATGAACAAGGTATGGCTGGTCACCGGGGCGAGCAGCGGGTTCGGCCGGGCGATCACCGAAGCGGCGGTGGCTGCGGGCGACATCGTGGTCGCCGCCGCCCGCCGCACTGCGCTGCTCGACGACCTGGTGGCTGCGCACCCGGACCAGGTCGAGGCACTACCGCTGGACGTCACTGACATCGCGGGCGTCCAAGCCGCGGTCGACGGCGTGGCAGCCCGGCACGGCCGGATCGACATCCTGGTCAACAACGCCGGACGCGGCATGGTGGGGGCGGTCGAGGAGACCACCGACGCGGAGCTGCGGGACCTGATGGACCTGCACTTCTTCGGCCCGGCCGCGCTCACCCGGGCCGTGCTGCCGCACATGCGCCGCCGGGGCTCGGGCGCCATCGTGCAGCTGACCAGCATGGGCGGCCGGTTCGCCTTCGCGGGAGTCGGCGCCTACTGCGCCACCAAGTTCGCCCTGGAGGGGCTCTCCGAGGCGTTGGCCGCCGAGGTCGTCCCGCACGGCATTCGGGTGCTGATCGTCGAGCCCGGCGCGTTCCGTACCGGCTTCGCCGGCGCCGCAGCACTGCGGCCCTCCCCGGCCCTGGGCGCCTACCAGGACACCGTGGGCCCCGTCCTTTCCGGGCTGCCGGGCGGAAGCGGCCAGGAACCCGGGGACCCGGCCAAAGCCGCGGCCGCCATCCTCACCGCTCTGGACGCCGACGAACCGCCGCTGCGTCTGCCGCTCGGCAACGACGCCGCCGATGCGATCACCGACCACCTCGGCCGGGCCCGCACAGAACTCCATTCCTGGGAAAAGCTCACCCGATCCACCGACTTCGACGACTGACACCTCCAGCCGCCTCCGCCCCCGTCCCGCCCACCGTCTCCACGCAGGCGCGGCGGGACTCAGGCAGCGGGCGCTGCGGACGGTGTACTGCCCATAAAGGGCGCCGCGGTCGGGCGCGCACCTTCCGACCGCGATCGTCGCGACGCGCTCCGACCAGCGCATTCCGGCCCAGTGATGACAGCGAGCTGTGGTGACGGCAACTGCCCGCACAGACAGCAGGCTGGCCGCACATACCAGTACGCCGGACGGCGGATCCCTGTCGCACCCGGGACGTGGCTCCCTGCTGCAGGCCGGTCTGTCCGTGGTCGCCACCTGGCTTCCAGACTCGGCCGCATACCTTCAAGAACGCCTCAGGAGTGTCCTGATGAAACCCCTGCTCAAGTCCTCCCCGGCCGCCCGCACCGCGGGCACGACGCCGGATCCGCCCCGGGGCGGATCCCCGACGGTGCTCGGTGCCGCCCTGCTGGGCTTCTTCCTCATCTCTCTGGACGCGTTGATCGTCACGGTCGCGCTGCCCGACATCGGCCGCAGCCTCGGCGGCGGCATGTCCGGCCTGCAATGGGTCGTGGACGGATACACGCTGATCTTCGCCGCCCTGATGCTCTCCGCAGGTGCCCTCTCCGACCGCATCGGGGCCAGGCGGGCGTACGGCGGCGGCCTTGTGCTCTTCGCACTGGCCTCGGCCGCGTGCGGCCTGGCGCCCAACCTCGGCGTGCTGGTGGCGGCGCGACTGGTTCAGGGAGGTGCGGCGGCGGTGATGATGCCGACGTCGCTGGCGCTGGTCCGGCAGGGCTTTCCCGACCAGGCGAAGCGGGCTCGGGCCATCGCCATCTGGACCGTGGGCGGCGCGGTCGCGGTGGCCGCCGGGCCGGTGCTCGGCGGGGCACTCACCGCTTCCGTCGGCTGGCGATGGATCTTCTTCGTCAACCTCCCGGCGAGCCTGCTGGCCCTCGCCCTGCTTACCCGTGTACCCGCCTCCCCGCGGCTGCCCGCCCGGCTCGACGCAATCGGGCAGGTGACAGCGGCGGTCGCGATGGGCGCGTTGACGTATGGCGTGATCGAGGGCGGCGCCGAGGGTTTCGGCCAGCCGTTCGTGGTGGCGTCACTGCTGGTAGCCGCGGCCGCAGCAGCCGCCTTCCTGGCCGCGCAGGGCAGGGGCGCGCACCCGATGCTCCCGCTGCCGCTGTTCCGATCGCGGGTGGTGGCGGTGTCCTTGATGGTCGGCTTCATGCTCAACGCCACCTACTACGGTGGGGTTTTCGTCTTCAGCCTGTACCTACAGCAGGAGCGCGGGCAGACCGCGCTGCACGCGGGCCTGATGTTCATTCCGATGACGGCACTGGTCGCAGTGGTGAACCTGGCCTCGGCGAAGCTGGCCGAGCTGTTCGGCCCGCGCGTGCCGATGGTGGCGGGACAACTGATCGGGACAGCCGGGCTACTGGCGCTGCTCACCATCGGCGCGCACACCAACATATGGGCGGTGGCGGCGCTGATGGTGCCGGTCGGCCTCGGCGGGGCGCTGACCGTGCCGGCGCTGACCGCGATGATGCTGGACGCGGTGCCCGCGGAACGGGCGGGTACCGCCTCTGCCGTACTCAACACCGGCCGCCAGGTCGGCGGCGCGATCGCGGTGGCAGTCTTCGGAGCGCTGCTGGCGGGAGCGGACACGTTCCTGGCTGGCATGCGGTGGAGCGTGCTGCTCGCGGCGGCCGGGCTCGTACTGACGGCGGGCGCGACGCTGACGCTGTCGCGGGACGGGCGCCGGGGTGCGGAGATGTGAGCTGGCCATGCAGTTGCTACTGCTGGACCTCGACAACACCCTGGTCGACCGCGATGTGGCCTTCCGTGCTGCCGTCGCCGACTTCCTTGCCCAGCACGGCCTGCCCGATTCCGACCTCACGCGAGTGGCGACGATACGCCAGCGGCTACTCCGCGCTGCACGAAGTCGCCTCGGCTGACCGACAGATACGGCGACGCCGTGCCAACCACGGCTGTCCGCGCCCTTCTCGACATCGGCGTCGCCGACCATGCCGTCCTGGCGCACTCATCCCGTGAAGCGCTGAGCGAAACACAGGACGACGGCTGGACCTGCGTGATCGTCACCAACGGCCCCGCAATGCCGCCGGCGGTCCACCGCATTCCGACCTTGGACAGCCGCTCCGCCCGCTCCGTGTCAGTGTCGCTGCCCGGGTCCGCTGGTTGGCGACCCAGGCGCCGAGCTTGAGAGGCCGCTGCTTCTGGTCACCGCTGTCTCCGTTGACGGTGATGGTTTCGACGTGCTTGCGAGGTAGACGGATGTGCCCGTCACGCTCGAAGTGCTGCCGGGCGGCGGTCAGGTGCATGACCCATTTCTCGCCTTGGCTGATGCGTGGCTTCAGATTCTTGTCCTCGCCTGCCGGCTCGATCCCCAGTACCTGCTCGCACATCCACGGCCGACCACCGCCGAGCTGCTCACACCCGAGCCTCACCGATGCCAGTCACCGTCCGAGGTCCTCGCCCAGGCGCACGACACTGCCCGCCAGGGTGGGCAGCGTCCCGCCGGCGTCCAGGTGCCCCCCTCGTGAGGGGGAAGCAGCGCTGCCACGCCACCGGCCATGCCGGACACCAGGACGGGGGGCGCCGTCGCGTAAACCCGCGTCGACCCCTGGGCTCACGCGGGACAAGCACCCCTCAGTACCCTCTCTCCCGGTGGGCGGTAACCCGGCCCGTCTGTCCACCCGCCCGGCTGTGGCGCAGGTCACAGGAACTGGGGCGTGGTCGCGGAGAGATACTGAGTGTGAGGGAACCACCAGAGTCAGAGGCCCCGGAAAACTCGGATAGCCCGGAGAACGACGATGTGCGCCGACGTCTGCGCGCGGGGGACCGCGAGGCGTTCGCCGGGCTGTACGAGCGGTACGCCCACGCCGTCTACCGTCACGCGCTGCGCCTTACGGGTGACTGGTCGGCCGCCGAGGACGTCATGGGCGAGACCTTCCTCGCCGCCTGGCAGGGGTGGGAGCGGCTGGAGGAGGGCCGGGGTTCCGCGCTGCCGTGGCTCCTCGGCATCGCCACGCACAAGTGCGAGAACACCCGGCGGGGACTGCGGCGCCGGCTCGCCTTCCTTGCCCGTCAGCCGGCGCCCGCCGCCGTGGCCGACTTCTCGGGCGAGACCGCGTCTCGGCTCGACGACCGGCGCTATCTCCAGGCGGTCTCAGTGGCGCTCGGCCAACTGCGCCGCCAAGAAAGGGAAGTGCTGTCCCTGCACGTGTGGTCCGGGCTGGACTACCAGCAGACGGCCGAAGCGCTCGGCGTCCCGGTGGGCACGGTGCGCTCGCGTCTCTCGCGGGCCCGCAAGAAGCTTGCGCGGCTCGCGCAGGTTGCGGAACTCCCCAGCGAGGAAGCGGAACCCACGAGGGCCCGCGGAGAGGTAATGAATACAGCCGCACTCGCGGCTCTGCCCGTGCGGGAGGAAACCCGATGAACCGCGAAGACGCCGCCCCTCCTCAGAAGGACGGGAACGACGACGGCCAGCACCTGGCCCGGCTGCTTCCGGCTCCGGTGACCGAGGACCTGTCGCCCGAGCAATTCCGTCGCCAGAAAGAAATCCTGATGAACCGCATCGACGCCGACCAGGCCACCGCCCCCCGTCGCGACCGTCCGGCCGCCGCCGCTCCCCGTCCGGCCCGCGGTCTCCTGCGCCCGGCCCTCCTCGTTCCCGTGTCGGCGGTGGCGCTGGCCGGGGTACTCGCGGGAGGCATCGCCCTCAGCACGGGCGACGACCACGGCACCACGGCGGCCACCTCGTCCGCCCCGGCGGTCCGGGGCGCGGGCGGCCTGCTGCACCGCCTCTCGACCGTCGCCCTCGCGAGTGATGCCCCCGTCGTACGCGACGACCAGTTCCTCTACACCCGCTCCAAGATCCAGGAGGCCGATATCACCAGCGGCAAGGCCGTGCTGAGCCCGCTGCACGAGGAGCAGGTCTGGTCGGCGCAGGACCCGCGCCCGCTCAAGAAGCTCGGCCTGGTCCGGGCCGACGGCGAGGACAGCGTCATCAACGCCCCGCTGGGCGACGACAACGGCACTCCCGCCGGGCTGGACCGCCCCACCTACAACTGGCTCGCCACGCTTTCCACCGACCCCGACGAACTCCTGGCCTACCTGTACGCCCACGTCACGAAGGACCCCGACCAGGAAACCGATCAGATCGTCTTCGAGCAGATCGGTTCCTGGCTCGGGGGACTGGTGCCGCCGAAGACGGCCGCGGCCCTCTACCAGGCGGCGGCGAAGATCCCGGGCGTCCAAGAAGTCCCGGACGCCAAGGACGCGATCGGCCGCAGCGGCCTCGGCATCGTCCGCGAGGACACCCGGTACGGCAACCGCAGCGAGTGGGTCTTCGACAAGGATGACTACTCCTTCCTCGGCTCCCGCAACTACCTGACGAAGGACACCCCGTGGGGAGAGTCGGGAACCCTCCTGTCGAGCAGTGCCGAGATCGAGCACGGCGTCGCCGACAAGGCGGGACAGGCCTCCTGAGGCGGCACGCAAGGCCGCCTGGAAGCGGCAGGCGAGCTGACCGCCCCCGCGCGTCCCGGACCCTCGCGGGGGCGGGTCCGGGACGCGCGGGGAGGTGCCTGCGGTGGCCCGCTCGGCACGACCGCCGACGACGACGGTCCCCGGATTCCGTGTGCACCGGCGCGGCAGCAACGATGAGGATCGCTGCCGACTGGGCTCATTCCTCAGAACGGCGAGGTCGAGTCGGCGGAGGCGTGCGGGGTCGGCGATCACCTCGTACGCGGCGATCCGTCCCTTCTCGATGGTGAAGGTGAGCGCGATCAGCAGCTGACCACGCGGGGCCACCACGGGCAATTGGTCGGACGCGCCGACCTCGGCCGCCGCGCCGGCACCCTCACTGTCCTGCAAGTCGACCTTGTCCCCGATGCCGGACGGACCGCCGCGACCCAGTTCGCCCACGCCTGCCATACGCTCGCTGGAGCGACCGGCCAAAACCGCGTCGAACTCACCGACAAAGCGACGTACCCAGCAAGAGTGACCTCCCTGAAGACCGCGCTCGACGGACTTCGCCTGGCTCATCCGCTGGTGTATCGCGGGTACTGACGGGAAGCCGCCGCGTGGGTCGTCCCGGTACGAGCGGGCCCGGGTCGCCAGCCTCGCCCTGCATGAGTTGGCGTAGGTCCTCGGCGAGTGGGCGGGCGGAGTTGGGTGTGTGCGGTGACGATCAGCCAGGTCCACGGGCCGTTCGTGGCGGGGTGACGGACACGTGGCGCGGTCCAGTCGAGCGTCTGCTTGATCATTCTGAAGGTGTGCTCGATGCCGAACCGCCTGTGGGTCTAATCACAATTCGGGTCGAAACGGGTCATGAGTGACGAGGGTTACTTCACCTGGCACGCTTTTCGTCTACTTTCGCCATGCAATTCCATTTTAGTGACCTATTGCCGAGGCCTGCCTGACCATGCCCTACTCGCATTCCATACCGCATTCGAAGACCTCAGCCAGGCACCGAGGTAGCCGTGCCGGCGCCTGCGCCGGTGTGTTCCTGGCTTCGGTGACATCCCTCTTCTCCCTCGCCGCGCTGCACGCGGCGCCCGCTGCCGCCGCGCCCGCGCCGTCGGAGCAGACCCGTGCCACGGCTGGCGTCAACGCCGCGGTGCAGCCTCAGAGCAAGCCGCGTGTGACAGCGGCGGTGCTCAGTCTGGACGGCGGGAGCCGGAAGCCTTTGCTGTATGGCGAGGACGCCCCTTACGACACCGCCAGCATCGTTAAGGTCGACATTCTCGCGGCGCTGCTGCTGCAGGCACAGGACGCGGGCCGGCATCTCACGGTCCAGGAACGCGCGCTAGCCGAACCGATGATCCGGAACAGCGACAATGCGGCGGCGAACGCCCTGTGGAGCGAGATCGGCCGGGCACCGGGCTTGGACGCGGCCAACAAGCGCCTGGGACTGGCCTCGACCAAGGGCGGCCCCGGTACGAAGTGGGGGCTGACGCGGACGACGGCGAGTGATCAGATCAGGCTCCTGCTCACCGTGTTCGACAGCGCTGCGACGTCGAAGACCGACTCCCCGCTGAACAAGGAATCCCAGGCCTACATCCAGACCCTTATGAGCCGTGTCGCGAGCGACCAGGCGTGGGGTGTATCGAAAGCCTCCGGCGCCGAGTATGCGTTGAAGAACGGCTGGCTGCAGCGCACTGCCTCCGGGCTCTGGGACGTCAACAGTGTCGGCCGGGTCACTGCGGACGGACACCGCTACCTCGTCGCCGTACTGTCGGACGGCAGTGCGTCGATGAGCGACGGCATCTCACTGGTGGAGCGGGCGGCCCGGCAGGCCGTGCCCGCGACTGCCCGGACCTGACGAGCCGACGCGTCCGGAACCGGAGGACCGCTTCAGGATCGTGCCGCTGCCCTGCGGCGTATATACGCCGCTCGGCGATCACGGCGGCCACAGCGGACGGCAGCTCCGGCGTCCGCGCGGCGATGTCCAGGAGCGCGGCAGCGTCGTTGTGGTGGCCCAGCCACGCGGCCTATACGCGGCGGAGGTAACGAGGTTCGTTGTTGAGTGACGGGTGGTCAGTGATGTTCCGGCCTCGCGGGCCAGCCGAATCCCCGTGTGGTAGACGCGCTGAGCCTGAGGGTGTTGGCGTGCGTCGAAGAGCATCCAGTCGACACCACCCGGGAAGTGCTCTGCCAGATGCCGAGGCCCCAGGTGAGGTCGCCGCTGGCGCTCCCGGTGGAGTCGTCCATCTCCCGGAGGTCCCGGACGGCGCTTTCGATCGAGCGAACGAGCTTCTCGTTCAGGCGCGTGGCAGCTGGCGCGGCGCTGGCGCGCTATCGGGCCGAGCAGGAGTGTGAGAGCGGGCGCGGTGGCTGCCGCTTTGGTGAGCATGAGCAGGTTTCGGCGGTCCATGATGTCTCCCTGGCTGATTTCGTGGAGCAGAGCCTCCGGGGGGCGTCTCCGGGCGTCTCCGGGCGTGTCGAGGTGATGGTGACGATTCCGAGGACGATGTAGGTCCCATCCGACGTCGGACGCGGTGATGCGCCGCCCGGCCCTGGCGGTGAGCACGGCCAGGGCGTCCGCCTGGTTGGTCAGGCTGCGGGTGTTCACGAGTGGGTGCGAGGTGCGGCGATGAAGCCCGTCGGAGATCATTTCCCGTCTCACCGGACATCGTTCCCCACCGCTGCGCGAACGCTCGAACCCGGGCGGTCGATGCACCCGGAAGGCTGCGGGACCGGCCGGGCATCCGGCCC
Protein-coding regions in this window:
- a CDS encoding oxidoreductase — translated: MNKVWLVTGASSGFGRAITEAAVAAGDIVVAAARRTALLDDLVAAHPDQVEALPLDVTDIAGVQAAVDGVAARHGRIDILVNNAGRGMVGAVEETTDAELRDLMDLHFFGPAALTRAVLPHMRRRGSGAIVQLTSMGGRFAFAGVGAYCATKFALEGLSEALAAEVVPHGIRVLIVEPGAFRTGFAGAAALRPSPALGAYQDTVGPVLSGLPGGSGQEPGDPAKAAAAILTALDADEPPLRLPLGNDAADAITDHLGRARTELHSWEKLTRSTDFDD
- a CDS encoding MFS transporter is translated as MKPLLKSSPAARTAGTTPDPPRGGSPTVLGAALLGFFLISLDALIVTVALPDIGRSLGGGMSGLQWVVDGYTLIFAALMLSAGALSDRIGARRAYGGGLVLFALASAACGLAPNLGVLVAARLVQGGAAAVMMPTSLALVRQGFPDQAKRARAIAIWTVGGAVAVAAGPVLGGALTASVGWRWIFFVNLPASLLALALLTRVPASPRLPARLDAIGQVTAAVAMGALTYGVIEGGAEGFGQPFVVASLLVAAAAAAAFLAAQGRGAHPMLPLPLFRSRVVAVSLMVGFMLNATYYGGVFVFSLYLQQERGQTALHAGLMFIPMTALVAVVNLASAKLAELFGPRVPMVAGQLIGTAGLLALLTIGAHTNIWAVAALMVPVGLGGALTVPALTAMMLDAVPAERAGTASAVLNTGRQVGGAIAVAVFGALLAGADTFLAGMRWSVLLAAAGLVLTAGATLTLSRDGRRGAEM
- a CDS encoding helicase associated domain-containing protein, with translation MHLTAARQHFERDGHIRLPRKHVETITVNGDSGDQKQRPLKLGAWVANQRTRAATLTRSGRSGCPRSECGGPPAALRGRW
- a CDS encoding RNA polymerase sigma factor, translated to MRRRLRAGDREAFAGLYERYAHAVYRHALRLTGDWSAAEDVMGETFLAAWQGWERLEEGRGSALPWLLGIATHKCENTRRGLRRRLAFLARQPAPAAVADFSGETASRLDDRRYLQAVSVALGQLRRQEREVLSLHVWSGLDYQQTAEALGVPVGTVRSRLSRARKKLARLAQVAELPSEEAEPTRARGEVMNTAALAALPVREETR
- a CDS encoding CU044_5270 family protein, translated to MNREDAAPPQKDGNDDGQHLARLLPAPVTEDLSPEQFRRQKEILMNRIDADQATAPRRDRPAAAAPRPARGLLRPALLVPVSAVALAGVLAGGIALSTGDDHGTTAATSSAPAVRGAGGLLHRLSTVALASDAPVVRDDQFLYTRSKIQEADITSGKAVLSPLHEEQVWSAQDPRPLKKLGLVRADGEDSVINAPLGDDNGTPAGLDRPTYNWLATLSTDPDELLAYLYAHVTKDPDQETDQIVFEQIGSWLGGLVPPKTAAALYQAAAKIPGVQEVPDAKDAIGRSGLGIVREDTRYGNRSEWVFDKDDYSFLGSRNYLTKDTPWGESGTLLSSSAEIEHGVADKAGQAS
- a CDS encoding serine hydrolase; this encodes MPYSHSIPHSKTSARHRGSRAGACAGVFLASVTSLFSLAALHAAPAAAAPAPSEQTRATAGVNAAVQPQSKPRVTAAVLSLDGGSRKPLLYGEDAPYDTASIVKVDILAALLLQAQDAGRHLTVQERALAEPMIRNSDNAAANALWSEIGRAPGLDAANKRLGLASTKGGPGTKWGLTRTTASDQIRLLLTVFDSAATSKTDSPLNKESQAYIQTLMSRVASDQAWGVSKASGAEYALKNGWLQRTASGLWDVNSVGRVTADGHRYLVAVLSDGSASMSDGISLVERAARQAVPATART